One region of Gossypium raimondii isolate GPD5lz chromosome 6, ASM2569854v1, whole genome shotgun sequence genomic DNA includes:
- the LOC105773696 gene encoding protein NRT1/ PTR FAMILY 7.2, producing the protein MEMNEEVYTLDGTVDRHGQPAIRGRTGTWVSGILLLVNQGLATLAFFGVGVNLVLFLTRVLGQDSAAAANSVSKWTGTVYIFSLLGAFLSDSYWGRYKTCAIFQAVFVVGLVLLSISTTLFLLKPSGCGDEETPCGSHSTFHIVFFYLAIYLVALGNGGYQPNIATFGADQFDEEDPKEGHSKIAFFSYFYLALNLGSLFSNTILGYFEDQGMWALGFWASTSSAVGALVLFLIGTPRYRHFEPKGNPLSRFCQVLVASTRKWKVERTQGEENLFEVDNKESALNGDRKILHTDSFRFLDKAAIITPKDYAKQGKKIYGRNPWRLCTVTQVEEVKCILRLLPIWLCTILFSVVFTQMASLFVEQGAAMKTKISNFNIPAAGMSSFDILSVAAFIFLYRLVLDPVIARIKSKPKGLTELQRMGIGLFIAILAMVAAGVVEVLRLKDAKKDCPNCVNASSLSIFWQVPQYMLIGASEVFMYVGQLEFFNGQAPDGLKSFGSALCMTSISLGNYVSSLLVSIVMRISTRDDMPGWIPGNLNKGHLDRFFFMLAALTTADLVVYIICAKWYKYIKFEGRKGADDNSDDGQAEAAAEHRV; encoded by the exons atggaaatgaatgaagaggTCTACACCTTAGATGGAACTGTGGATCGACATGGTCAACCTGCTATTAGAGGCAGAACTGGAACTTGGGTTTCTGGAATTCTACTGCTAG TTAACCAAGGGCTGGCAACATTGGCATTCTTTGGAGTGGGGGTCAACCTGGTGTTATTCTTAACGAGGGTGCTCGGCCAAGACAGTGCAGCTGCTGCAAACAGCGTCAGCAAATGGACTGGAACTGTCTACATTTTCTCTCTGCTTGGTGCCTTCCTTAGTGACTCTTACTGGGGAAGGTACAAGACTTGTGCCATATTCCAGGCTGTCTTTGTTGTT GGTTTGGTGCTGTTATCAATTTCAACCACTCTATTCTTACTCAAGCCTAGCGGCTGCGGTGATGAAGAAACTCCATGTGGATCTCACTCAACTTTCCACATTGTCTTTTTCTACTTAGCCATATACCTTGTAGCCCTAGGTAACGGAGGTTACCAGCCTAACATAGCCACCTTCGGGGCTGATCAGTTTGATGAGGAAGACCCTAAAGAGGGGCACTCAAAAATAGCCTTCTTCAGCTACTTCTATTTGGCTTTGAACCTTGGATCACTCTTTTCAAATACCATTTTGGGCTACTTTGAGGATCAAGGCATGTGGGCACTTGGATTTTGGGCATCCACTTCATCTGCTGTTGGGGCATTAGTCCTCTTTCTGATCGGGACACCCAGGTATAGGCACTTTGAACCCAAGGGCAACCCTCTCTCAAGGTTTTGCCAAGTATTGGTTGCTTCAACAAGAAAATGGAAGGTTGAGAGGACGCAAGGGGAAGAGAATTTATTTGAAGTGGACAACAAGGAATCTGCATTGAATGGGGACAGAAAGATACTCCATACAGATAGTTTCAG aTTTTTGGATAAAGCAGCAATTATTACACCAAAGGATTATGCTAAGcaaggtaaaaaaatttatggtcGCAATCCATGGCGTCTCTGCACAGTAACACAAGTTGAAGAAGTAAAATGCATATTGAGACTCCTCCCAATTTGGCTATGCACCATTCTTTTCTCCGTGGTTTTTACTCAAATGGCATCACTCTTTGTTGAACAAGGAGCCGCCATGAAAACCAAGATTTCCAACTTCAACATTCCGGCGGCGGGCATGTCTAGCTTCGACATACTCAGTGTGGCAGCATTCATTTTCCTTTACAGGCTAGTTCTTGACCCTGTTATTGCAAGAATAAAGTCAAAACCGAAGGGCCTCACCGAGCTTCAAAGAATGGGAATTgggctttttatagccatacTGGCAATGGTGGCAGCAGGAGTGGTGGAAGTGTTGAGATTGAAGGACGCCAAAAAAGATTGCCCCAACTGTGTAAACGCAAGCTCTTTGAGCATATTCTGGCAAGTTCCACAATATATGCTTATAGGAGCATCGGAGGTATTCATGTATGTTGGTCAATTAGAGTTCTTTAACGGGCAGGCACCAGATGGGTTAAAGAGCTTCGGAAGTGCGCTTTGCATGACGTCTATATCACTTGGGAATTACGTGAGTAGCTTGCTGGTGTCAATTGTTATGAGAATATCTACAAGAGATGATATGCCTGGATGGATCCCAGGAAACCTTAACAAAGGTCATCTGGACCGATTCTTTTTCATGCTAGCTGCTTTGACAACGGCTGATCTTGTGGTCTACATAATATGCGCTAAgtggtataaatatattaagtttGAAGGAAGAAAGGGAGCAGATGATAATAGCGATGATGGGCAGGCAGAAGCAGCAGCGGAGCATAGAGTTTAA